One stretch of Dissulfurimicrobium hydrothermale DNA includes these proteins:
- a CDS encoding GTP-binding protein, translated as MALIDLSKKEIHCKIVYYGPGRCGKTTNLLYIYNAMSEKTKGKMLTIETKGERTLFFDLLPLTLGKIGGFDIRIQLYTVPGQALYEATRKLVLKGVDGIVFVADSLRVRQMKNKESLEELKRNLTEYGLSLNKIPLVLQYNKRDLVSSPVPTISIEELDRDLNNDLGVPRFEAAAIKGIGVFETLKEISKRTVRYVAKKNMLIS; from the coding sequence ATGGCCCTAATCGACCTCAGCAAAAAGGAAATCCATTGCAAGATCGTCTATTACGGCCCCGGCAGGTGTGGGAAGACCACAAACCTCCTCTACATATACAACGCCATGAGCGAGAAGACCAAGGGCAAGATGCTCACCATAGAAACAAAAGGCGAACGTACGCTGTTTTTCGATCTGCTGCCCCTGACGCTCGGCAAGATCGGCGGATTCGATATACGCATCCAGCTCTATACCGTACCTGGTCAGGCCCTGTACGAGGCAACGCGGAAACTGGTACTGAAAGGTGTAGATGGTATAGTCTTCGTCGCCGATTCCTTGAGGGTGCGCCAGATGAAAAACAAGGAAAGCCTTGAGGAACTTAAACGCAATCTGACTGAATATGGCCTTTCATTAAACAAGATCCCCTTGGTGCTGCAATACAACAAACGCGATCTGGTATCTTCCCCAGTACCTACAATCAGTATTGAAGAGCTCGACAGAGATCTCAACAACGACCTGGGGGTACCCAGATTTGAGGCAGCGGCCATAAAGGGCATAGGGGTCTTTGAGACCCTGAAGGAAATAAGCAAACGCACCGTACGCTATGTGGCCAAAAAAAACATGTTGATAAGTTAA
- a CDS encoding roadblock/LC7 domain-containing protein, with the protein MTDLIVTTSALEFARNKINDSLIKAGVHTVLLLDQAGNIVASCGGNPDIDITSLAALTAANFAATSQLAKLIGEDDFSLLFHKGKKDSLHFARVNNDLIMVSIFSDNISLGLVRLRVAELIKTLKDLFES; encoded by the coding sequence ATGACAGACCTCATTGTTACCACCTCCGCCCTGGAATTCGCACGCAACAAAATAAACGATTCCCTTATCAAGGCAGGCGTTCACACGGTCCTCCTGCTGGATCAGGCCGGCAACATCGTTGCCAGCTGCGGCGGCAACCCCGATATAGACATCACGTCGCTCGCCGCGCTTACGGCTGCGAATTTCGCAGCCACTTCACAACTCGCCAAGCTGATAGGGGAGGATGATTTCTCGCTGTTGTTCCACAAAGGAAAAAAAGACAGTCTGCACTTCGCCAGGGTCAACAACGATCTCATCATGGTCAGCATCTTCAGCGACAACATCTCGCTGGGGCTTGTAAGGCTCAGGGTTGCGGAGCTGATCAAGACCTTAAAAGACCTCTTTGAATCCTAA
- a CDS encoding HDOD domain-containing protein, which produces MQVSLIQRLDKLEDLPAVPNTLLKVLDTLNDPDVSINTLEKILENDPMLTARLLRTANSPYYGFAEKISSISRAIFVLGLNEVRDLIIGLSISGIFSGDLGFEEFTSKDIWLHCIAVARASRYLSGRVDGVDPEEIFTAGLIHDIGRFLFGIYLKHELRDILAMKRSMAIPLSNAEERYGLTHMELGTYLAQRWGLSDMLKGVIRYHHSPQGAGQYTVHASVVFLADQICQKLKIGWNLDDDEDKKILSPKALGLDVDFIKGVAQRLKDERGDMESQWGAIISS; this is translated from the coding sequence ATGCAGGTCTCGCTGATTCAGCGGCTTGACAAGCTGGAAGACCTTCCAGCTGTTCCAAATACACTTTTGAAGGTTTTGGATACCCTGAATGACCCCGATGTCTCTATAAATACACTGGAAAAGATACTCGAAAATGACCCGATGCTTACCGCAAGGCTATTGCGCACGGCCAATTCCCCATATTACGGATTTGCGGAAAAAATAAGCAGTATTTCGAGGGCTATTTTTGTCCTTGGTTTGAATGAGGTCAGGGATCTTATAATAGGGCTTTCTATCTCGGGGATATTTTCGGGCGATTTGGGTTTTGAGGAGTTTACTTCCAAGGATATATGGCTCCATTGTATCGCAGTTGCAAGGGCATCCAGATATCTCAGCGGCCGCGTGGACGGCGTTGACCCTGAGGAGATATTTACAGCGGGGCTTATACATGATATCGGCCGTTTCCTGTTCGGGATATATCTCAAACACGAGTTGCGAGATATCCTGGCCATGAAACGTTCGATGGCCATACCGCTTTCAAACGCGGAGGAACGCTACGGATTGACCCATATGGAGCTCGGCACATACCTTGCTCAGAGATGGGGATTGAGCGATATGCTTAAGGGCGTAATAAGATACCACCACAGCCCGCAGGGTGCAGGCCAGTATACAGTCCATGCATCAGTGGTGTTTCTTGCGGATCAGATATGCCAAAAGCTTAAAATAGGCTGGAATCTAGATGACGATGAGGACAAAAAGATATTATCGCCAAAGGCGTTGGGGCTTGATGTGGATTTTATAAAAGGTGTTGCGCAGAGACTTAAAGATGAGAGAGGGGATATGGAGTCCCAATGGGGCGCTATAATCTCAAGTTAA
- a CDS encoding response regulator, translated as MSDNARIRALVVDDTVFMRRALVDILSQDEEIEVVGVAKHGREALEAIEVLRPDVVTLDVDMPVMDGLTAIKHIMIKMPTPVVMVSGLAGHGRVTFDALRLGAVDFFPKPSGTISLDIHSRADELSRVVVRAARMNPMAIKRVRFQTMKAAKTAVVRDVNPPLGLAIVVAGRGFLGPFMRLLVNLRRSLPISIICIQDVSCEVIESYSKELDSIVRWDVRLAKGGLCLKTGSCLVASKDSPPWIEADDSGGFKIANGPPGNAQQLFEQAVALTAGCCLAVVMGEPEHPVGDGPEKIKAGGGEVIFFNPNLTEGRLGDAMARAGREVISDERELLARIDAFGRRLLFGSICKSRAISDQDDLLIRD; from the coding sequence GTGTCCGATAATGCTCGCATCAGGGCGCTTGTAGTGGATGATACGGTGTTTATGCGCCGTGCCCTTGTCGATATACTGTCGCAGGATGAAGAGATAGAGGTCGTCGGCGTGGCCAAGCACGGCAGGGAGGCCTTGGAGGCAATAGAGGTCTTGAGACCCGATGTAGTGACGCTTGACGTAGATATGCCTGTCATGGATGGGCTTACGGCCATCAAACACATCATGATCAAGATGCCGACGCCTGTCGTCATGGTAAGCGGTCTAGCGGGCCATGGGCGCGTCACCTTTGATGCGTTGCGTCTTGGGGCGGTGGATTTTTTTCCAAAACCGTCGGGCACGATCTCTCTTGACATACACAGTCGCGCCGATGAGCTCAGTCGTGTGGTTGTCAGGGCGGCAAGGATGAATCCCATGGCCATCAAGCGGGTGCGTTTCCAGACGATGAAGGCTGCCAAGACAGCCGTCGTAAGGGATGTGAATCCTCCGCTCGGCCTGGCAATAGTTGTCGCTGGTAGAGGCTTTTTAGGTCCCTTCATGAGACTGCTGGTCAATTTAAGACGCAGTCTCCCGATATCGATTATATGTATTCAAGACGTCTCTTGTGAGGTCATCGAATCCTATTCAAAGGAGCTGGATTCGATTGTACGGTGGGATGTCAGGCTTGCGAAAGGTGGTCTTTGTTTGAAAACGGGTTCCTGTTTGGTGGCCTCGAAAGATAGCCCCCCTTGGATTGAGGCCGACGATTCAGGGGGGTTCAAGATTGCCAACGGACCCCCAGGCAATGCGCAGCAGCTCTTTGAACAGGCCGTGGCCTTGACGGCCGGGTGTTGTTTGGCTGTGGTTATGGGTGAGCCAGAGCACCCTGTCGGTGATGGCCCTGAAAAGATAAAGGCCGGGGGAGGAGAGGTGATCTTTTTCAATCCCAACCTTACAGAGGGTCGTTTAGGTGATGCCATGGCAAGGGCAGGTCGAGAGGTGATTTCAGATGAACGTGAACTATTGGCAAGGATAGACGCCTTTGGACGTAGGCTGCTCTTTGGATCCATTTGCAAGAGTCGGGCGATCTCCGATCAAGATGATCTTTTAATAAGGGATTGA
- a CDS encoding chemotaxis protein CheB, with product MQELQTGLLTREGVKKTKVLVVDDSPLMCKVLADILSEDPALQIVGQALSGGEAIEILSKTPCDVCTLDVHMPGMSGLSVLKHIMIRSPTPTLMVSAFTSEGAKVTFEALRYGAVDFFQKPSRENGADIEAQKAVLQERVKRAARVQLKAARYLRLRQAATLAWAGDRATARASGSPHGLIALIASTGGYASLLSLLPLIKGISAPVVVFMRAHPSYLKAFVNYIGAYVSFEARLAGDGEPLQNGKAYFINSDDAASIDHEGGDMLLHITPRCGLSERETGVDLFLYSASEHFGDNMMAVFLSGDGVGGLNGAKELLRLGGRVLVQDPDTCLAPETPALIAKETGADVCLVNELAGRIGGWGRGRDDG from the coding sequence ATGCAAGAACTTCAGACAGGTCTCCTGACCAGGGAGGGCGTCAAAAAGACGAAGGTCCTGGTGGTCGACGACTCGCCGCTTATGTGCAAGGTTCTGGCCGACATACTTTCCGAAGACCCTGCGCTTCAGATAGTTGGCCAGGCGTTGAGCGGCGGGGAGGCAATAGAGATCCTTTCAAAGACACCGTGCGACGTATGTACGCTTGATGTGCACATGCCGGGAATGAGTGGGTTGAGCGTCCTCAAGCACATCATGATCCGCTCCCCTACGCCCACCTTGATGGTCAGTGCCTTTACCTCGGAGGGCGCCAAGGTGACCTTCGAGGCCCTGCGATATGGGGCGGTTGATTTTTTTCAAAAGCCTTCGCGGGAAAACGGCGCGGATATTGAGGCGCAGAAGGCGGTGCTTCAGGAGAGGGTCAAGAGGGCCGCGAGGGTGCAGCTTAAGGCTGCCAGGTATTTGAGGCTCAGACAGGCGGCCACCCTTGCCTGGGCAGGCGATCGGGCTACAGCCCGGGCGTCCGGGTCACCGCATGGGCTGATCGCGCTCATCGCATCGACAGGCGGTTATGCCTCGCTTTTGTCGCTTTTGCCTTTAATAAAGGGCATATCCGCTCCGGTCGTCGTATTCATGAGGGCGCATCCGAGCTATTTAAAGGCATTTGTCAATTACATCGGGGCTTATGTGTCCTTTGAGGCCAGACTTGCAGGAGACGGTGAGCCTTTGCAGAACGGCAAGGCCTATTTCATAAACAGCGATGACGCGGCCTCCATCGATCATGAAGGCGGGGATATGTTGCTTCACATAACGCCTAGATGTGGCCTTTCTGAAAGAGAAACGGGGGTTGATCTATTCCTCTATTCGGCGAGCGAACATTTCGGAGACAATATGATGGCGGTATTCCTGTCCGGAGATGGTGTTGGCGGTTTGAATGGGGCGAAGGAGTTGCTCAGGCTTGGGGGGAGGGTATTGGTTCAAGATCCTGATACATGTCTTGCCCCTGAGACGCCAGCTCTCATAGCAAAGGAGACGGGCGCGGATGTCTGTCTGGTCAATGAGCTTGCTGGTAGGATAGGGGGTTGGGGGCGTGGAAGAGATGACGGTTGA
- a CDS encoding response regulator, with the protein MTVDACKGIGGDRGGTYKNGLADGRWAHIEDIDLAALVQFACMEGGERLLIVRCGDADGEIFFSGGEMVHALYKDTRGEDAFFDLIRSEPDSFLLKRASAPERSIHAPWNFLLLEALRRKDEAGRTSSFQMAGALPVVFVISRSTAVCTKIEGILREDCGVKVIVKAGDWVEAKKRLSVSRPDLVVIDMETSEPNKELAVKHFMMKSAAPALLFGSVNHANCPKVMDFLRLGVMDIIAVPNGDGEWAQVSKRFKGIVSSLKGLRLANIRRIKQQLALGHKKVRPGPPADRLLVVIGGMGGLIELQKVISVLPAGESLSMAAFQDMAVGCASVFAGAMDQIAAVTVSCLQTEGPLLSSLCWVTDWNVPWEVVRGDGALIRHPGYWIGTEADGVRFDSARFISTASQVFGPNLAILLLSGADVNIKQGLDEAVSRGCHIWLQIPDTAVYPAPLDEIRSWEFEEACIPIEVEQMGRLIKRWCRGEALWQDF; encoded by the coding sequence ATGACGGTTGACGCCTGCAAGGGGATCGGCGGCGATCGAGGTGGCACGTACAAAAATGGGCTTGCCGATGGACGTTGGGCCCATATAGAAGACATCGATCTCGCGGCGCTGGTTCAGTTCGCCTGCATGGAGGGCGGTGAGAGACTGCTGATCGTCCGCTGCGGTGACGCTGACGGAGAGATATTCTTTTCCGGCGGCGAGATGGTGCATGCTTTATATAAAGACACCAGGGGGGAAGATGCCTTCTTCGATCTGATACGCAGTGAGCCCGACTCATTTTTGTTGAAGAGGGCGTCAGCCCCTGAAAGGAGCATACATGCGCCTTGGAATTTTTTGCTCCTTGAGGCATTGAGACGTAAAGATGAGGCGGGTCGGACATCGTCTTTTCAGATGGCGGGTGCCCTGCCGGTGGTTTTTGTAATAAGCCGCTCAACGGCTGTTTGCACAAAGATCGAAGGGATTTTGCGCGAAGATTGCGGTGTCAAGGTCATCGTCAAGGCCGGAGACTGGGTGGAGGCCAAAAAGAGGCTCTCCGTATCCAGACCTGACCTGGTAGTCATCGACATGGAGACCTCCGAACCCAACAAAGAGCTGGCTGTTAAGCATTTCATGATGAAGTCCGCGGCGCCTGCGTTGCTCTTCGGTAGCGTCAATCATGCCAACTGCCCCAAGGTCATGGATTTCTTGAGGCTCGGTGTTATGGATATAATTGCGGTGCCTAACGGAGATGGAGAGTGGGCGCAGGTCTCAAAGAGGTTCAAAGGGATCGTTTCGTCTTTAAAAGGCCTTAGACTGGCGAATATACGCAGGATAAAACAGCAGCTGGCGTTGGGTCACAAAAAGGTCAGACCAGGACCTCCTGCAGACAGGTTGCTTGTGGTTATCGGCGGCATGGGTGGGTTGATCGAACTTCAAAAGGTCATATCAGTATTGCCCGCTGGCGAATCGCTCTCAATGGCAGCATTTCAAGATATGGCTGTAGGGTGCGCATCAGTGTTTGCAGGCGCCATGGACCAGATCGCGGCTGTAACTGTTTCTTGCCTTCAGACAGAAGGGCCGCTTCTCAGCTCTCTATGCTGGGTGACGGATTGGAATGTACCTTGGGAGGTCGTAAGGGGCGACGGCGCGCTTATCAGACATCCTGGATATTGGATCGGGACCGAGGCCGACGGCGTCAGGTTTGATTCGGCCAGATTTATAAGCACCGCCTCGCAGGTCTTTGGTCCGAATCTGGCGATCCTGCTGTTGAGTGGCGCTGACGTCAACATAAAGCAGGGTCTGGATGAGGCGGTCTCGAGAGGTTGTCATATATGGCTCCAGATCCCTGATACCGCCGTTTATCCTGCACCCCTTGACGAGATCCGGTCCTGGGAGTTTGAAGAGGCCTGCATACCCATTGAAGTGGAGCAGATGGGAAGATTGATAAAAAGATGGTGCAGGGGAGAGGCTTTGTGGCAAGACTTTTAG
- a CDS encoding response regulator, translating to MARLLVVDDSSFMRRHLVRFLTEAGHKVVGQGEDGRQGFDLYKKLRPDFVIMDVTMRGTDGITGARMIRDYDPGARLVFISMISDPDVIAEAKRLGAIDFIGKDAYDRILAAVSGDFKGRETNGPA from the coding sequence GTGGCAAGACTTTTAGTAGTTGACGATTCAAGTTTTATGAGAAGACACCTTGTAAGATTCCTTACCGAAGCGGGCCACAAGGTGGTCGGCCAGGGAGAGGATGGGAGGCAGGGTTTCGATCTGTATAAGAAATTGAGACCTGATTTCGTGATAATGGATGTTACGATGAGAGGAACGGATGGGATAACCGGCGCCAGGATGATACGCGACTATGATCCTGGGGCAAGGCTCGTGTTCATCAGTATGATATCAGACCCTGATGTTATAGCCGAGGCAAAGAGGCTTGGAGCTATAGATTTTATAGGCAAAGACGCCTATGATCGCATATTGGCCGCTGTCAGCGGTGATTTTAAAGGGAGGGAGACCAATGGCCCAGCTTGA
- a CDS encoding chemotaxis protein CheA, whose amino-acid sequence MAQLDQDMWQDFVMEAEEHIHEIEPNLLLLEQHPEDMSLIADCFRGVHSIKGAAGYMGLKRIHDLSHALEDLFDQLKNGRVKCDTDFINVAFEAVDCLKRLVKEVAENHAETSEIDDVLEKIKAIGGIEDKDAAGGAVSGREAGLGLEGAGPDNVGLAGDVGGDGDLEDEELMGIYADEMKAIWSRLDALMKGEDVDTRAVLSILEDMARVTNYVGIDSITDAIRDSSNGIASSGQGGRITVDDLKAIISRLSMVIEGVIGPIAQKAEVPTGSRLEEGEEDKELYRIFVDFVKEVSSPLALVPERPDQEWISACQGAIEKIIASANYMDYPEVVALMEEWSERLTEGLTDHGSDKGFDPERLRDMWQRLLKLMPELQDLPTVVGEGLGAGPAEMAEINALDNAIDSFFDEVEAGPLSDIGAESGDDTEGDVARGIDRIAAQGGEGRQDMLPAGYDTGLGRSPATAARQGTPVLQTETETVLRPEKISQTVRIDLERVDGLLGNVSELVILRSVFEQITASLKGVCADWTSRRVAGVKELKVLKDLAARLGENASALSRAVQRVQEDMMKIRMLPIGHLFERYPRVVRDLAQKLNKKVELHILGGDTALDKRLIEQMADPLLHIIRNAVDHGIETPDERTIRLGKPPQGRLVLSASQDGNFVVIKVADDGRGLDREALIRRAVSLGLMGRETAQTLPDERVWELIFLPGVTTATEVTETSGRGVGMDVVKKNVEKLGGTIEVSSAPDRGTEITIRVPLTLAIIQALLVKVGRQVMAVPLSAVSEIVRITSDDISPIEGYEVMSLRQETVPIIRLSRIFRGTGADDNPKRLFVVVVHHGEFEAGLGVDSLLGQQDVVIKPLADFLTDEPGFSGATILGDGSIGLILDIPAVLNRAKGFIQRRQRAMDLSALGLGGPVTNTIH is encoded by the coding sequence ATGGCCCAGCTTGACCAGGATATGTGGCAGGATTTTGTCATGGAGGCCGAGGAGCACATCCATGAAATAGAGCCCAATCTGCTTTTGCTCGAGCAGCATCCGGAGGATATGTCCCTGATAGCTGATTGCTTTAGGGGGGTGCACAGCATAAAAGGTGCAGCGGGTTACATGGGGCTGAAGCGCATCCACGATCTTTCCCATGCCCTCGAAGACCTCTTTGATCAGCTTAAAAACGGGCGGGTAAAGTGCGACACCGACTTCATAAACGTCGCCTTCGAGGCGGTGGATTGCTTGAAGAGGCTTGTGAAGGAGGTGGCTGAAAACCATGCCGAAACGTCAGAGATAGATGATGTATTGGAAAAGATAAAGGCCATCGGCGGTATTGAAGACAAAGATGCGGCAGGCGGTGCGGTATCAGGACGCGAGGCCGGCCTTGGGCTTGAGGGAGCCGGTCCCGACAATGTAGGCCTTGCAGGAGATGTTGGCGGAGATGGCGATCTTGAAGACGAGGAACTCATGGGCATATACGCTGATGAGATGAAGGCTATATGGTCAAGGCTCGATGCCTTGATGAAGGGGGAGGATGTGGATACGAGGGCCGTTCTCTCCATCTTGGAAGACATGGCCAGGGTCACCAATTATGTCGGGATAGATTCCATAACCGACGCCATACGCGACTCTTCCAATGGAATCGCTTCGAGCGGGCAGGGTGGGCGTATTACGGTCGATGACCTGAAGGCCATCATTTCCAGACTTTCCATGGTTATTGAAGGGGTTATAGGCCCTATTGCGCAGAAGGCGGAGGTCCCGACCGGCAGCAGGCTAGAAGAGGGTGAGGAAGACAAGGAGCTTTACCGAATATTCGTCGATTTTGTAAAGGAGGTATCATCGCCTCTTGCACTTGTACCTGAAAGGCCGGACCAGGAGTGGATATCGGCATGCCAGGGCGCCATAGAAAAGATCATTGCGTCCGCTAATTATATGGATTATCCGGAGGTGGTGGCGCTGATGGAGGAGTGGTCGGAGAGGTTGACCGAGGGGCTTACCGATCACGGGAGCGACAAAGGGTTTGATCCCGAGAGACTGAGGGATATGTGGCAGAGACTCCTTAAGCTGATGCCTGAGCTCCAAGATCTCCCAACAGTGGTAGGTGAAGGGCTTGGGGCAGGCCCTGCCGAGATGGCTGAAATAAACGCACTCGATAACGCCATCGATTCCTTTTTTGATGAGGTTGAGGCCGGACCTCTCTCTGACATAGGTGCTGAATCGGGTGATGATACGGAAGGCGATGTTGCACGCGGCATAGACCGAATTGCCGCCCAGGGTGGTGAAGGGCGGCAGGATATGCTGCCTGCCGGGTACGATACAGGCCTTGGAAGGTCACCTGCAACCGCAGCAAGGCAAGGTACACCTGTTCTTCAAACCGAAACAGAGACCGTTTTGAGGCCTGAAAAGATCTCCCAGACCGTCAGAATTGACCTTGAACGTGTCGACGGATTGCTCGGCAACGTGAGCGAACTCGTGATCCTACGGTCGGTCTTCGAACAGATTACGGCCAGTCTCAAGGGGGTCTGTGCGGACTGGACGAGCCGGCGTGTTGCAGGCGTCAAGGAGTTGAAGGTCTTGAAAGACCTGGCGGCCCGTCTCGGCGAAAACGCATCCGCCCTCTCGAGGGCTGTCCAGCGGGTGCAGGAAGATATGATGAAGATCAGGATGCTCCCCATAGGGCATCTTTTTGAGCGTTATCCAAGGGTTGTCAGGGATCTCGCCCAAAAGCTCAACAAAAAGGTCGAGCTTCACATATTAGGTGGCGATACCGCCCTTGACAAGCGCCTCATAGAACAGATGGCCGACCCACTTTTGCATATCATAAGGAATGCGGTTGACCACGGCATAGAGACGCCTGACGAGCGCACGATAAGGCTCGGAAAGCCGCCCCAGGGTCGTTTGGTGCTTTCCGCAAGCCAGGACGGCAACTTTGTTGTGATAAAGGTGGCTGATGACGGCCGAGGTCTTGACCGAGAGGCGCTCATCCGAAGGGCGGTATCTCTTGGGCTTATGGGTCGCGAGACGGCACAGACCTTGCCTGACGAGCGCGTCTGGGAGCTCATATTCCTGCCGGGTGTAACTACAGCGACCGAGGTCACAGAGACATCGGGCAGGGGGGTCGGGATGGATGTGGTCAAGAAGAACGTCGAGAAACTGGGCGGAACCATTGAGGTCTCTTCTGCACCTGATCGTGGCACTGAGATAACGATACGCGTACCCCTCACACTTGCCATCATTCAGGCCCTGCTCGTAAAGGTCGGGCGCCAGGTCATGGCCGTTCCGCTTTCCGCTGTTAGCGAGATAGTGCGTATAACATCTGACGATATAAGTCCTATAGAGGGCTATGAGGTCATGTCCTTGAGGCAGGAGACCGTACCGATCATAAGGCTGTCAAGGATATTCCGTGGGACCGGGGCCGATGATAACCCCAAGAGGCTCTTCGTGGTCGTGGTACATCATGGGGAATTCGAGGCCGGTCTGGGGGTGGATTCCCTTTTGGGGCAACAGGACGTGGTCATAAAACCCCTTGCTGATTTTCTGACCGACGAACCGGGTTTTTCCGGCGCCACCATCCTCGGGGACGGTTCAATAGGTCTGATCCTTGACATCCCTGCGGTGTTGAATAGGGCGAAGGGTTTTATCCAGCGCAGACAGAGGGCCATGGATCTCTCGGCCTTGGGCCTTGGCGGACCAGTGACTAATACGATCCACTGA